In Plasmodium gaboni strain SY75 chromosome 8, whole genome shotgun sequence, one DNA window encodes the following:
- a CDS encoding hypothetical protein (conserved Plasmodium protein, unknown function) translates to MLIEIVPLYSNNFYSTLLIIKDFNVAKENEGITLKSNLNVKDEDQSSDKNVLIPSEENINVEKDNCKELYKYDYVNNKRDFYNDRKDNNIYILINCGWDDKFCLEDIKNVIRVCEVIDLIIITNHNLNCIGCLPVVFMELLKRNKKVPIICHEYIKSYSKYILLSYLKCNYNCEYFKNFKENEYIEIINNLYENIIILEYMEHYVFKKVICQKTYIEYILPLYLINNGDNIGSSAVILKLFNNKILYSINCNLEDYSFIEKSHVIKESNVFTYISNFHYSNKNCTKMMDMKNILNTVNKTINKMGCVLLPVDIDSIFIDLLFHINALLEVCSHRYMLLFLCPYGENFIRLLFTSLTYMNVHIKNNFHKNRINLFKIKNLICLKNYNDFKKYEDTYYIMFSFPSTLNNESVKRILSTFLNKEENLILFTKEQTGQENMSSNIWKHFSSNEQNKEKEKTIHFNFSYVENIKYDDKMLYEIYLKEKDNIQNEILQKKGEEKKKKKIKRSVKKNKQMNFIFESHEEMLYLKKENNFVDKKKGIKCKKEAWEENNDTLVKSEKSDDNNKDDDNNKDGDNNKDDDNNNDNNDDNNEDNNEDNNDDNNDDNNDDNNDDNNNDDDEIYDESSNSSNSNDYDEEGYFLKGNKKKNYLYRINTFNEEDTSDDGDNQINDINKLSDHNESDDDDNDFNHHINNKGNNGKKKNKQKIYRNFSYQNDNNYYNDDENSSESIIDDDEQYYKKELVEDVKDDFLKNKKKVRIKMEPLNDDNDNNSVEEDDYKISGGDEKKLSNNIKKELYFYDNMEQKYNQNEDGDYDDEYDDEEEKDEYVKNISGDKKKNKKRNNNMNQTNYHYDNYNMKKNLDESENMPDYYHINKGKHILNTNNTFKNNTLDKDYKHQNNRQMINKKMAWKHKLFVYLKKIPTQEKKQNVSIPIVCLIELYHLENYINQNTLNTIIQFMKPKHFVLLPTYNSYYSFHLEMLLHSNISTYDYTKIYTFYNPNFYHTKNHNEVFFKRYFCLNNKSIDSVHIPLNMNYENIYIRSIYNLINKKNCQDDKFQIFKIKATLSDVSAKNKKDVYENYRRRKRFINEHSTFWNEYNDVNYILRLADDKKYEEENEEENIPSEDKEKEKQKNNERGFLNFYIDDDKENENDELDEDSIDFSDSCLSSDRQECILSKDMNEEEHNNKIEGNLYIGDVNMQNLCTNIHAVFNRSLNFVDENQIIINGNTCVKKEVLTKEQDQNKKNYKTQDHNNNSNFIWRIESSLDPTFYFVRNILKDMYNNVSI, encoded by the exons ATGTTAAGGATGAAGACCAATCATCAgataaaaatgttttaataccaagtgaagaaaatataaatgtagaaaaagataattgtaaagaattatataaatatgattatgttaataataagaGAGATTTTTATAATGACAGAAaggataataatatttacattttgATAAATTGTGGATGGGATGATAAATTTTGTCttgaagatataaaaaatgttataag GGTATGTGAAGTTATAGatttgataataataacgAATCATAATTTAAACTGCATTGGTTGCTTACCTGTAGTGTTTATggaattattaaaaagaaacaaaaagGTACCTATCATATGTcatgaatatattaaatcatatagtaaatatattttattaagTTATTTGAAATGTAATTATAATTGcgaatattttaaaaatttcaaggaaaatgaatatatagaaataattaataatttatatgaaaatattataatattagaATATATGGAACattatgtttttaaaaaagtaatatgtcagaaaacatatattgaatatatCTTACCAttatatttgataaataATGGAGATAATATAGGTTCTTCAGCtgttattttaaaattatttaataataaaattttatattctatAAATTGTAATTTAGAAgattattcttttatagAAAAATCACATGTTATAAAAGAATCAAATGTTTTTACGTATATTAGTAACTTCCattattcaaataaaaattgtaCTAAGATGATGgatatgaaaaatattttgaatacTGTAAATAAAACTATAAACAAAATGGGATGTGTGCTCCTACCTGTTGATATAGATA GCATATTTATTGATCTTTTGTTTCACATTAATGCCTTATTAGAAGTGTGTTCACACAGATATATGctcttatttttatgtcCATATGG AGAAAATTTCATAAGACTTCTCTTTACGTCCCTAACCTACATGAACGTgcatataaaaaacaaCTTCCATAAGAATCgaattaatttatttaaaattaaaaatttaatatgtttGAAGAATTACAACGactttaaaaaatatgaagatACTTATTACATCATGTTTTCCTTCCCTTCGACTTTAAACAATGAATCTGTCAAAAGGATTCTATCAACATTTTTgaataaagaagaaaatcttattttatttacaaaaGAACAAACAGGACAAGAAAATATGTCAAGTAATATATGGAAGCATTTTAGTTCCAATGAGcaaaataaagaaaaagagaaaaccatccattttaatttttcatatgtggagaatataaaatatgatgataaaatGTTGTATGAAATTTATTTGAAAGAGAAGGACAATATTCAGAATGAAATACTACAAAAGAAAGGagaagaaaagaaaaagaaaaaaattaaaaggagtgttaaaaaaaataaacagatgaattttatttttgagTCTCATGAAGAAATGCTTTACttaaaaaaggaaaacAATTTTGttgacaaaaaaaaaggaataaaatgtaaaaagGAGGCTTGGGAGGAAAATAATGATACGCTTGTCAAAAGTGAAAAGagtgatgataataataaggatgatgataataacaAGGATGGTGATAATAACAAggatgatgataataataatgataataatgatgataataatgaagataacaatgaagataataatgacGATAATAATGACGATAATAATGACGATAATAATGACGATAATAATAACGATGATGATGAAATTTACGACGAATCTTCTAATAGTAGTAATTCCAACGATTATGATGAAGAAggttattttttaaaaggaaataaaaaaaaaaattatttatacagAATAAACACGTTTAATGAAGAAGATACAAGTGATGATGGTGATAACCAaattaatgatataaacaaattatCTGATCATAATGAAAGTGATGATGATGACAATGATTTCAATCATcacataaataataaaggtaacaatggaaaaaaaaaaaacaagcaaaaaatatacagaaatttttcttatcaaaatgataataactattataatgatgatgaaaattCCTCCGAGTCAATTATTGATGATGATGaacaatattataaaaaagaacTTGTGGAAGATGTAAAGGATgactttttaaaaaataaaaaaaaggtgAGAATAAAAATGGAACCCTTgaatgatgataatgacAATAATTCTGTTGAAGAGGACGATTATAAAATTTCAGGTGGAGATGAAAAGAAACTATcgaataatataaaaaaagaattatatttttatgataatatggAACAAAAGTATAATCAAAATGAAGATGGTGATTATGACGATGAATATGATGATGAGGAAGAGAAGGATGAATATGTCAAAAACATTTCGGgtgataaaaaaaaaaacaaaaaaagaaataacAATATGAATCAAACAAATTATCActatgataattataatatgaaaaagaatttaGATGAATCAGAAAACATGCCAGATTATTACCATATAAATAAAGgaaaacatatattaaatacaaataacacattcaaaaataatacattaGATAAAGATTATAAACATCAAAACAATAGacaaatgataaataaaaaaatggCATGGAAACataaattatttgtttacttaaaaaaaataccaactcaagaaaaaaaacaaaatgtATCTATACCTATTGTATGTTTAATAGAATTATATCATCTggaaaattatattaatcAAAATACATTAAATACAATAATACAGTTTATGAAACCAAAACATTTTGTTTTGCTTCCTACATATAATAGTTACTACTCCTTTCATTTAGAAATGTTATTACATTCTAATATAAGTACATATGATTATACAAAAATTTATACTTTCTATAATCcaaatttttatcataCTAAAAATCATAACGaagttttttttaaacGTTATTTTTGCTTAAACAACAAGTCAATTGATTCAGTTCATATTCCtttaaatatgaattatgaaaatatatatataagaagtatatataatttgattaataagaaaaattgTCAGGATGATAAGTttcaaatatttaaaattaaagCGACATTATCAGATGTATCAgcaaaaaataaaaaagatgtCTACGAAAATTATAGGAG gAGGAAAAGATTTATTAATGAACACAGTACCTTTTGGAACGAATACAATGACGTCAATTACATACTAAGATTAGCAGATGacaaaaaatatgaagaagaaaaCGAGGAGGAAAACATTCCCAGTgaagataaagaaaaagaaaaacaaaaaaataatgaaagagggtttttaaatttttatatcgatgatgataaagaaaatgaaaacGATGAATTAGATGAAGATTCTATTGATTTTTCAGATTCATGTTTATCATCAGATAGACAAGAATGTATATTATCCAAAGATATGAATGAAGAagaacataataataaaatagagggaaatttatatattggAGATGTAAATATGCAAAACCTATGCACAAATATACATGCCGTTTTTAATAGATCATTAAATTTTGTGGATGAAAAtcaaattataattaatgGAAATACATGTGTTAAAAAGGAAGTACTCACAAAAGAACAAgatcaaaataaaaaaaattataaaacacaagatcataataataatagtaattTCATATGGCGCATTGAAAGTTCATTAGATCCTACATTTTATTTCGTAcgaaatattttaaaggATATGTACAATAATGTAtctatataa
- a CDS encoding heat shock protein 70, which translates to MASAKGSKPNLPESNIAIGIDLGTTYSCVGVWRNENVDIIANDQGNRTTPSYVAFTDTERLIGDAAKNQVARNPENTVFDAKRLIGRKFTESSVQSDMKHWPFTVKSGVDEKPMIEVTYQGEKKLFHPEEISSMVLQKMKENAEAFLGKSIKNAVITVPAYFNDSQRQATKDAGTIAGLNVMRIINEPTAAAIAYGLHKKGKGEKNILIFDLGGGTFDVSLLTIEDGIFEVKATAGDTHLGGEDFDNRLVNFCVEDFKRKNRGKDLSKNSRALRRLRTQCERAKRTLSSSTQATIEIDSLFEGIDYSVTVSRARFEELCIDYFRDTLIPVEKVLKDAMMDKKSVHEVVLVGGSTRIPKIQTLIKEFFNGKEACRSINPDEAVAYGAAVQAAILSGDQSNAVQDLLLLDVCSLSLGLETAGGVMTKLIERNTTIPAKKSQIFTTYADNQPGVLIQVYEGERALTKDNNLLGKFHLDGIPPAPRKVPQIEVTFDIDANGILNVTAVEKSTGKQNHITITNDKGRLSQDEIDRMVNDAEKYKAEDEENRKRIEARNSLENYCYGVKSSLEDQKIKEKLQPNEIETCMKTITTILEWLEKNQLAGKDEYEAKQKEAESVCAPIMSKIYQDAAGAAGGMPGGMPGGMPGGMPGGMPGGMNFPGGMPGAGMPGNAPAGSGPTVEEVD; encoded by the coding sequence atggCAAGTGCAAAAGGTTCAAAACCAAATTTACCAGAATCCAATATTGCTATTGGTATTGATTTAGGTACCACTTATTCTTGTGTTGGTGTATGGAGAAATGAGAATGTAGATATTATTGCTAATGACCAAGGTAATAGAACAACCCCATCTTATGTTGCTTTCACAGATACTGAAAGATTAATTGGAGATGCAGCTAAAAACCAAGTAGCTAGGAATCCAGAAAATACTGTATTTGATGCTAAGAGATTAATTGGTAGAAAATTTACAGAATCATCTGTTCAAAGTGATATGAAACATTGGCCATTCACTGTTAAATCTGGTGTTGATGAAAAACCAATGATTGAAGTAACTTATCAAGGagaaaagaaattattCCATCCAGAAGAAATTTCTTCTATGGTATTAcaaaaaatgaaagaaaatGCTGAAGCATTTTTAGGAAAATCTATAAAAAATGCTGTCATTACAGTTCCAGCTTATTTTAATGACTCTCAAAGACAAGCTACTAAAGATGCTGGTACCATTGCAGGATTAAATGTTATGAGAATTATTAATGAACCTACTGCAGCTGCTATTGCATATGGTTTACACAAAAAAGGAAAAGGAGAAAAGaacattttaattttcGACTTAGGAGGAGGTACTTTTGATGTTTCTTTATTAACTATTGAAGATGGTATTTTTGAAGTTAAAGCTACTGCTGGTGATACTCACTTAGGTGGTGAAGATTTTGATAACAGATTAGTAAATTTCTGTGTTGAAGATttcaaaagaaaaaacagAGGTAAAGatttatcaaaaaataGCAGAGCCTTAAGAAGATTAAGAACTCAATGTGAAAGAGCAAAACGTACCTTATCATCATCTACACAAGCTACTATTGAAATCGATTCCTTATTTGAAGGTATTGATTACAGTGTTACTGTTAGTAGAGCCAGATTTGAAGAATTATGTATCGACTATTTCCGTGATACATTAATCCCAGTTGAAAAAGTTTTAAAAGATGCTATGATGGATAAAAAAAGTGTACATGAAGTTGTTTTAGTTGGTGGTTCCACAAGAATTCCAAAAATACAAACCTTAATTAAAGAATTCTTTAATGGTAAAGAAGCTTGCAGATCAATTAATCCTGATGAAGCTGTTGCTTATGGTGCAGCTGTTCAAGCAGCTATTTTATCTGGTGACCAATCCAATGCTGTCCaagatttattattattagatgTCTGTTCATTATCATTAGGTTTAGAAACTGCTGGTGGTGTTATGACCAAATTAATTGAAAGAAATACAACTATACCTGCTAAAAAAAGTCAAATCTTTACTACCTACGCTGATAACCAACCAGGTGTCTTAATTCAAGTATATGAAGGTGAAAGAGCCTTAACCAAAGATAACAATTTATTAGGTAAATTTCACTTGGATGGTATCCCACCTGCACCAAGAAAGGTACCACAAATTGAAGTTACATTCGATATCGATGCTAACGGTATCTTAAACGTAACAGCTGTAGAAAAATCTACTGGTAAACAAAACCACATCACCATTACTAACGACAAAGGTAGATTGTCTCAAGATGAAATTGATCGTATGGTTAATGATGctgaaaaatataaagcAGAAGATGAAGAAAACAGAAAAAGAATTGAAGCAAGAAACAGCCTTGAAAATTACTGCTATGGAGTTAAAAGTTCATTAGAAGAccaaaaaattaaagaaaaattacAACCAAATGAAATTGAAACTTGTATGAAAACTATTACAACCATACTTGAATGGTTAGAGAAAAACCAACTTGCTGGTAAAGATGAATATGAAGCCAAACAAAAAGAAGCAGAATCTGTATGTGCTCCAATCATGTCTAAAATCTATCAAGATGCTGCTGGTGCAGCCGGTGGTATGCCAGGAGGTATGCCCGGAGGTATGCCAGGTGGAATGCCAGGAGGAATGCCAGGTGGTATGAATTTCCCAGGAGGCATGCCAGGAGCAGGAATGCCAGGAAATGCCCCAGCTGGAAGTGGACCAACAGTTGAAGAAGTTGATTAA